A genomic stretch from Malus domestica chromosome 15, GDT2T_hap1 includes:
- the LOC139191754 gene encoding uncharacterized protein — protein sequence MVSTKLQSEDMRLDVAIKALEALVTFFENYRETGFASAMRDAKDIALDSEIDPIFQTKRHRPRKRHHDEVDGNEREQQSTEESFRTNYFLIIVYIPLSQLKNRFEQLKTFESIFGFLFDALKLISLDDQQLIENCMNLEANLKHGNTMDVDGADLCFELQVLQMMLLEQEFLSNNPWTSMEIANFVKETDMCPNVLIAYHVLLSIYM from the coding sequence aTGGTGAGCACAAAATTACAATCTGAAGACATGCGTCTTGATGTTGCTATAAAGGCATTGGAAGCACTTGTTACCTTTTTTGAAAATTATAGAGAAACTGGTTTCGCTTCTGCTATGCGTGATGCTAAAGACATTGCACTTGATTCGGAAATTGACCCTATTTTTCAAACTAAACGTCATAGACCTAGaaaaagacatcatgatgaagttgatggtaATGAGAGGGAACAACAATCTACTGAAGAATCATTTAGAacaaattattttcttattattgtGTATATTCCTCTTTCTCAACTGAAAAACAGGTTTGAACAGTTAAAGACTTTTGAATCTATTTTTGGCTTCTTGTTTGATGCACTGAAGTTAATTTCATTGGATGATCAACAACTAATAGAAAATTGTATGAATCTTGAAGCAAATTTGAAACATGGAAATACCATGGATGTAGATGGAGCTGACTTATGTTTTGAATTACAGGTGTTGCAAATGATGTTACTTGAACAAGAATTTCTCTCTAATAACCCTTGGACATCCATGGAAATAgcaaactttgtaaaagaaaCTGACATGTGTCCTAATGTCTTGATTGCTTATCATGTACTGTTAAGTATATACATGTGA